Proteins encoded within one genomic window of Tabrizicola piscis:
- a CDS encoding saccharopine dehydrogenase produces MTHLWVRAEQRPHEERVGLTPEGAAALIKAGLRVTVEASSTRAIPIDGYRAAGCEIAAENLWPQAPADAIIFGLKELPEDGTPLTHRHIMFGHAYKGQPAGRVLLQRFKAGGGTLYDLEYLVNEDGRRVAAFGYWAGYAGAAVSLKCWAAQQRGAIAGPVRKVPSKAALLDQLAAELDGLSRPRAIIIGALGRVGSGAADLCTAMGVAVTRWDMAETASGGPFPEVLQHEIFLNCILARPGCPVFVPASAKTDPRKLTVIGDIACDPTSDFSPIKVYDRATDWDAPALRVHDAPPLDVTAIDNLPSLMPVESSEDYAAQLLPSLLTLPALDAGVWGRAKAEFDRHVANA; encoded by the coding sequence ATGACCCATCTTTGGGTGCGGGCCGAACAGCGGCCACATGAAGAGCGCGTGGGACTGACCCCAGAAGGCGCCGCCGCGCTGATCAAGGCCGGCCTCCGCGTGACGGTCGAGGCGTCGTCGACCCGCGCCATCCCCATCGACGGCTACCGCGCCGCAGGCTGTGAGATTGCCGCCGAAAACCTGTGGCCACAGGCCCCGGCAGACGCGATCATCTTCGGCCTCAAGGAACTGCCCGAGGATGGCACCCCCCTGACCCACCGCCACATCATGTTCGGCCACGCCTACAAGGGCCAACCCGCCGGCCGTGTCCTGCTGCAGCGGTTCAAGGCGGGGGGCGGCACGCTTTATGACCTTGAATACCTCGTCAACGAAGATGGCCGCCGCGTCGCCGCCTTCGGTTACTGGGCGGGCTATGCTGGGGCTGCCGTGTCCTTGAAATGCTGGGCCGCCCAACAGCGCGGCGCCATTGCCGGCCCGGTCCGCAAGGTCCCTTCCAAGGCAGCACTTCTTGACCAGCTTGCCGCCGAGCTTGACGGCCTGTCCCGCCCCCGCGCCATCATCATCGGCGCGCTTGGCCGCGTCGGCTCCGGTGCCGCCGACCTTTGCACTGCGATGGGCGTGGCTGTCACCCGCTGGGACATGGCCGAGACCGCATCCGGCGGGCCGTTCCCCGAGGTTTTGCAGCATGAAATCTTCCTCAACTGCATCCTCGCCCGACCCGGCTGCCCAGTCTTTGTGCCCGCCTCCGCCAAGACCGACCCGCGCAAGTTGACCGTCATCGGCGACATCGCCTGCGACCCGACCTCGGACTTCTCGCCGATCAAGGTCTATGACCGCGCCACAGACTGGGATGCCCCGGCGCTGCGGGTGCATGACGCCCCGCCGCTGGACGTGACCGCCATCGACAACCTGCCATCCCTGATGCCGGTGGAATCGTCTGAAGACTACGCCGCCCAGCTCCTGCCCTCGCTTCTGACGCTTCCTGCGCTTGATGCGGGCGTCTGGGGCCGGGCAAAAGCTGAATTCGACCGGCATGTCGCCAACGCCTAA
- the rfbC gene encoding dTDP-4-dehydrorhamnose 3,5-epimerase translates to MQIEATALADVKIVTPRRFGDARGWFVETWNAARMTEAGLDLPWVQDNHSFSAAKGTLRGLHYQSPPYAQDKLVRCSRGAILDVAVDIRKGSPGYGKWVGVELSAENGQQMFVPKGFLHGFLTLTDDVEVQYKCTELYSPAHDGAVRWDDPAIGIDWGTDAPILSDKDAKAPLLAEIGTPFQWGRA, encoded by the coding sequence ATGCAGATTGAAGCGACAGCCCTTGCCGATGTGAAGATCGTGACACCGCGCAGATTTGGCGACGCAAGGGGCTGGTTCGTCGAGACTTGGAATGCAGCCCGCATGACCGAAGCGGGGCTTGACCTGCCGTGGGTGCAAGACAACCATTCCTTCTCGGCCGCAAAGGGCACGCTGCGGGGGCTGCACTACCAATCCCCGCCATACGCGCAGGACAAACTGGTGCGCTGTTCGCGGGGTGCAATCCTGGATGTGGCGGTGGATATCCGCAAAGGCTCACCCGGCTATGGCAAATGGGTCGGGGTGGAACTTTCGGCCGAGAACGGGCAGCAAATGTTCGTGCCCAAAGGCTTCCTGCACGGGTTCCTGACCCTGACCGACGATGTCGAGGTGCAGTACAAATGCACCGAGCTTTACAGCCCTGCACATGATGGTGCAGTGCGCTGGGATGATCCCGCAATCGGGATCGACTGGGGGACTGACGCGCCGATCCTGTCCGACAAGGACGCGAAAGCACCGCTGCTGGCAGAAATCGGTACCCCGTTCCAATGGGGGCGCGCATGA
- the rfbB gene encoding dTDP-glucose 4,6-dehydratase, giving the protein MKLLVTGGAGFIGSAVVRAAIARGHQVVNVDALTYAACLESLAPVAGSNLYSFEHCDIRDREALDKVFAAHSPDAVMHLAAESHVDRSIDGPGEFIATNITGTYTMLEAARSYWVGQGKPEGFRFHHISTDEVFGSLGPEGRFDEDTPYDPRSPYSASKAASDHLVRAWGETYGLPVVVTNCSNNYGPYHFPEKLIPVVILNALHGRPIPVYGAGENVRDWLFVEDHAEALLTVVERGTVGRTYCIGGEAEARNIDIVRSICALMDEMHPQGAPHDRLVTFVTDRPGHDARYAIDPSRIREELGWRPSVTLDQGLRRTVRWFLDNRAWWEPLLVRQGVGQRLGTKA; this is encoded by the coding sequence ATGAAGCTGCTGGTTACGGGAGGGGCAGGGTTCATCGGGTCTGCCGTCGTGCGGGCAGCGATTGCGCGCGGGCATCAGGTGGTCAATGTTGACGCGCTGACCTATGCGGCCTGTCTGGAAAGCCTTGCGCCAGTGGCGGGGTCGAACCTTTACAGCTTCGAGCATTGCGATATCCGCGACCGTGAGGCTTTGGACAAAGTGTTTGCCGCCCATTCCCCCGACGCGGTGATGCACCTTGCGGCGGAAAGCCATGTCGACCGGTCCATCGACGGCCCGGGCGAGTTCATCGCCACCAACATCACCGGCACCTACACCATGCTGGAGGCGGCGCGGTCCTATTGGGTGGGCCAAGGCAAGCCGGAGGGGTTCCGGTTCCACCACATCTCCACCGATGAGGTGTTTGGCTCGCTTGGGCCGGAAGGGCGGTTCGATGAAGACACGCCCTATGATCCCCGCAGCCCCTATTCGGCATCGAAGGCGGCCAGCGATCATCTGGTGCGCGCCTGGGGCGAAACCTATGGCTTGCCGGTCGTGGTGACGAACTGCTCCAACAACTATGGGCCCTACCATTTCCCGGAAAAGCTGATCCCGGTGGTGATCCTGAACGCGCTGCATGGCCGCCCGATCCCGGTCTATGGCGCGGGGGAGAACGTGCGCGACTGGCTGTTCGTCGAAGACCATGCCGAGGCGCTTTTGACCGTGGTCGAACGCGGCACGGTCGGCAGGACCTACTGCATCGGGGGCGAGGCCGAGGCGCGGAATATCGACATCGTGCGCAGCATCTGCGCGCTGATGGACGAGATGCATCCGCAAGGCGCGCCGCATGATCGGCTGGTCACCTTCGTGACCGACAGGCCCGGGCATGATGCGCGCTATGCGATTGATCCGTCGCGGATCCGTGAGGAACTGGGCTGGCGCCCATCGGTCACGCTGGATCAAGGGCTGCGCCGGACAGTGCGCTGGTTCCTCGACAACCGCGCCTGGTGGGAGCCGCTGCTGGTGCGGCAGGGCGTGGGGCAGCGGCTGGGGACGAAGGCGTGA
- the rfbD gene encoding dTDP-4-dehydrorhamnose reductase, protein MKVLVFGQTGQVARELVRRAPQGVTVIALGRDRADLADPGACAAVVAEAAVDAVINAAAWTAVDKAETEEPAATIVNGAAAAAMAAAAAARGLPFLHISTDYVFDGTGENPFTPDHPTAPLGAYGRSKLMGEAGVRAAAGRHLILRTSWVFSAHGANFVKTMLRLGRERDVLRVVADQVGGPTPAAAIADALFVAARGLCDGAPGGIHHFAGAPDASWADFAREIMAMAGLGCRVEGIPSSEYPTPAQRPLNSRLDCAGFETAFGMPRPDWRAGLQDVLTELGA, encoded by the coding sequence ATGAAGGTGCTGGTCTTCGGTCAGACGGGCCAGGTCGCGCGGGAACTGGTGCGCCGGGCACCGCAGGGTGTGACGGTCATCGCCTTGGGCCGGGACCGGGCAGACCTTGCCGATCCGGGGGCCTGTGCGGCCGTGGTGGCCGAGGCGGCGGTGGATGCGGTCATCAACGCAGCTGCCTGGACAGCCGTAGACAAGGCCGAGACCGAGGAGCCTGCAGCGACGATCGTGAATGGCGCGGCCGCAGCGGCGATGGCGGCGGCGGCGGCAGCACGGGGGCTGCCGTTCCTGCATATCTCCACTGACTATGTCTTTGACGGGACAGGGGAAAACCCCTTTACCCCAGATCACCCGACAGCGCCTTTGGGGGCCTATGGCCGGTCAAAGCTGATGGGCGAGGCGGGGGTTCGGGCCGCAGCGGGGCGTCATCTGATCTTGCGGACCTCGTGGGTGTTCTCGGCCCATGGGGCGAACTTCGTCAAGACGATGCTGCGGCTTGGGCGCGAGCGGGACGTGCTGCGCGTGGTGGCCGATCAGGTCGGCGGCCCTACCCCAGCCGCCGCGATTGCCGACGCTTTGTTCGTCGCGGCCCGGGGCCTGTGCGATGGCGCGCCGGGCGGAATCCATCATTTTGCGGGCGCGCCAGATGCAAGCTGGGCGGATTTCGCGCGCGAGATCATGGCTATGGCGGGGCTTGGCTGCCGTGTGGAAGGCATTCCTTCGTCGGAATATCCTACCCCGGCGCAGCGGCCCCTGAACTCCCGGCTGGATTGCGCCGGGTTCGAGACGGCATTTGGCATGCCGCGCCCGGATTGGCGGGCCGGTCTTCAGGATGTATTGACGGAGTTGGGCGCATGA
- the rfbA gene encoding glucose-1-phosphate thymidylyltransferase RfbA, which yields MKRKGILLAGGTGSRLWPITLGTSKQLLPIYDKPMVYYPLSVLMLAGIREIAIITTPDDQPQFQRLLGDGGQWGVSFTWVIQERPEGLAQAYLLTRDFLDGAPSAMVLGDNIFFGHGLPEVLTRADAQASGGTVFGYHVADPERYGVAAFDADGRVTMIVEKPKVPPSSFAITGLYFLDGRAPDLAAKVRPSERGELEIVDLLEAYRAEGSLQVERMGRGFAWLDTGTPGSLLDAGNFVRTLQDRQGMQVGSPDEIAFRQGWIDRDGLAARTRVFGKSSYGTQLASVLRE from the coding sequence ATGAAACGCAAAGGTATTCTGCTGGCCGGTGGCACGGGGTCGCGGCTTTGGCCCATTACGCTGGGGACATCAAAGCAACTGCTGCCGATCTATGACAAGCCGATGGTCTACTATCCGCTGTCGGTCCTGATGCTGGCCGGCATCCGCGAGATTGCGATCATCACCACGCCCGATGACCAGCCGCAGTTCCAGCGCCTTTTGGGCGACGGCGGGCAATGGGGGGTCAGCTTTACCTGGGTTATCCAGGAACGGCCGGAGGGTTTGGCACAGGCCTATCTTCTGACGCGCGATTTTCTGGACGGCGCGCCTTCGGCAATGGTTCTGGGCGACAACATCTTTTTCGGCCACGGCCTGCCAGAAGTCCTGACCCGCGCGGATGCGCAGGCGTCTGGCGGGACGGTCTTCGGCTATCACGTCGCCGACCCCGAACGATATGGTGTGGCCGCCTTTGATGCCGATGGCCGGGTGACGATGATTGTGGAAAAGCCCAAGGTCCCGCCGTCAAGCTTTGCCATCACCGGGCTTTACTTTCTGGACGGACGCGCCCCGGACCTTGCCGCCAAGGTGCGGCCATCAGAGCGGGGGGAGCTGGAGATCGTTGACCTGCTTGAAGCCTACCGCGCCGAGGGGTCGTTGCAGGTGGAGCGGATGGGACGCGGCTTTGCCTGGCTTGATACCGGCACACCGGGCAGCCTTCTGGATGCAGGGAACTTCGTGCGGACGCTGCAGGACCGGCAGGGGATGCAGGTCGGATCACCGGACGAGATTGCGTTCCGGCAGGGGTGGATCGACCGCGACGGGTTGGCCGCACGGACCCGGGTGTTCGGGAAAAGCAGCTATGGGACACAGCTCGCTTCGGTCTTGCGGGAGTGA
- a CDS encoding formate dehydrogenase subunit delta → MSAEKLVHMANQIATFMESKPHAEGVAGLASHINDFWEPRMRRQLFEVIDAGGRDLRPLVMEAAAQIRRPSPEAAH, encoded by the coding sequence ATGTCCGCTGAAAAACTTGTCCACATGGCCAATCAGATCGCCACTTTCATGGAGTCCAAGCCCCATGCAGAAGGCGTCGCCGGACTGGCCAGTCATATCAACGATTTCTGGGAACCCCGGATGCGCCGCCAGCTGTTTGAGGTGATCGACGCCGGCGGCAGGGACCTGCGCCCGCTTGTGATGGAAGCCGCCGCCCAGATCCGGCGTCCGTCCCCCGAAGCCGCCCACTAA
- the fdhD gene encoding formate dehydrogenase accessory sulfurtransferase FdhD, producing MTDSMIGARATPRLVFGPSVQPGAQSGKRMLPEEVAVALSFNGTTQAVMMATPEDLVDFGYGFAQTEGIATPADILSVEVETLPKGRDVQIWLAPEAEAKLSARRRTMTGPVGCGLCGIDSLDQALRDVPTAQPSAFRMTPAHVMEAVASLPAQQRLHDATRAVHCAAFWNGKLTLAREDVGRHNALDKLVGAMVRIGTSPAGAVVLTSRVSIDMVQKVAMLGAPMIIAVSAPTADAVTLAESAGITLIALARSDRFEVFTHSDRILEESHVR from the coding sequence ATGACCGACAGCATGATCGGCGCGCGGGCGACCCCTCGGCTGGTTTTCGGTCCCTCGGTCCAACCGGGGGCCCAGTCTGGCAAGCGCATGCTGCCCGAGGAGGTTGCCGTGGCGCTGTCGTTCAACGGCACGACGCAGGCCGTGATGATGGCCACGCCTGAGGATCTGGTGGATTTCGGCTATGGCTTTGCGCAGACCGAAGGCATTGCGACGCCCGCGGATATTCTGTCGGTCGAGGTTGAAACCCTGCCCAAGGGCCGCGATGTACAGATCTGGCTTGCCCCTGAAGCCGAAGCGAAACTGTCCGCCCGCCGCCGTACGATGACAGGCCCGGTCGGCTGCGGCCTGTGCGGTATCGACAGTCTGGATCAGGCGCTGCGCGATGTCCCCACGGCGCAGCCGTCAGCCTTCCGCATGACCCCGGCGCATGTGATGGAGGCTGTCGCCAGCCTTCCCGCCCAGCAGCGCCTGCACGACGCTACCCGCGCGGTCCATTGTGCCGCCTTCTGGAATGGCAAGCTGACCCTTGCCCGGGAAGATGTCGGCCGCCACAACGCGTTGGATAAGCTCGTCGGCGCCATGGTGCGCATAGGAACCAGCCCTGCGGGCGCGGTGGTCCTGACGTCCCGCGTGTCCATCGACATGGTGCAGAAGGTCGCCATGCTTGGGGCGCCGATGATCATCGCGGTTTCTGCCCCCACCGCCGATGCCGTGACGCTGGCGGAAAGCGCTGGCATCACACTTATCGCCCTTGCCCGGTCTGACCGGTTTGAGGTCTTCACCCATTCCGACCGCATTCTTGAGGAAAGCCATGTCCGCTGA
- the fdhF gene encoding formate dehydrogenase subunit alpha translates to MKDFIIPDRDFGTPAAKSKQMVTLTIDGFDVTVPEGTSIMRAAAEAGIQVPKLCATDSIEAFGSCRLCLVEIEGRNGTPASCTTPVAPGLKVHTQNAKLKQLRRGVMELYISDHPLDCLTCAANGDCELQDMAGAVGLRDVRYEAVDTHFRAKNTSGEANPQWLPKDDSNPYFAYDPAKCIVCSRCVRACEEVQGTFALTIEGRGFDSRVSFGAKTDNALASDCVSCGACVQACPTATLTEKSIIDIGTPSHSVITTCAYCGVGCSFKAEMRGDELVRMTPYKHGKANRGHSCVKGRFAYGYASHKDRILNPMIRENINDPWQEVSWPEAMEFAANRMKGIQEKYGRQSVGVITSSRCTNEEAYLVQKLTRAVFMNNNTDTCARVCHSPTGYGLGQTFGTSAGTQDFDSVEHTDVVIVIGANPTDGHPVFASRLKKRLRKGAKLIVIDPRRIDLVDSPHVKAAHHLPLRPGTNVAVVTALAHVIVTEGLMDEAFIRERCDWDEFQDYAEFVSQPNHSPEATELLTGVKADELRAAARLYATGGNGAIYYGLGVTEHSQGSTTVIGIANLAMLTGNIGRPGVGVNPLRGQNNVQGSCDMGSFPHELPGYRHVKNDAVRSVFEDLWGVKIDNEPGLRIPNMLDAAVEGTFKGLYCQGEDILQSDPDTKHVAAGLAAMECVIVHDLFLNETANYAHVFFPGSSFLEKDGTFTNAERRINRVRKVMAPRQGYADWEVTQLFAQAMGANWTYTHPSQIMDEIALLTPSFAGVSYEKLEEMGSVQWPCNEASPEGTPLMHIDGFVRGKGKFIRTEYVATDERTGPRFPLLLTTGRILSQYNVGAQTRRTANVIWHDEDLLEIHPHDAEVRGVKEGDWVRLASRSGDTSLRATLTDRVSPGVVYTTFHHPDTQANVITTDFSDWATNCPEYKVTAVQVSPSNGPTEWQQDYNAQAAHSRRILAAE, encoded by the coding sequence ATGAAAGACTTCATCATCCCGGATCGCGATTTCGGCACGCCAGCGGCGAAAAGCAAACAGATGGTCACATTGACCATCGACGGCTTTGACGTGACCGTCCCTGAAGGCACGTCCATCATGCGCGCGGCGGCTGAGGCAGGTATCCAGGTCCCCAAACTTTGCGCCACTGACAGCATTGAGGCCTTCGGGTCCTGCCGTCTGTGTCTGGTGGAAATCGAAGGCCGCAACGGTACCCCGGCCTCATGCACCACCCCCGTCGCCCCGGGCCTCAAGGTCCACACCCAGAACGCCAAGCTGAAGCAACTGCGCCGCGGCGTGATGGAGCTTTACATCAGTGACCACCCGCTGGACTGCCTGACCTGCGCGGCGAATGGCGACTGCGAGCTGCAGGACATGGCTGGTGCCGTCGGCCTGCGCGATGTGCGCTATGAGGCGGTGGATACCCACTTCCGCGCGAAGAACACCAGTGGTGAGGCCAATCCCCAGTGGCTGCCGAAAGACGACAGCAACCCCTACTTCGCCTATGATCCGGCCAAGTGCATCGTCTGCTCCCGCTGTGTCCGCGCGTGCGAGGAAGTGCAAGGCACCTTCGCCCTGACCATCGAAGGTCGGGGCTTCGACAGCCGCGTTTCCTTTGGCGCAAAGACCGACAATGCGCTCGCCTCGGATTGCGTCAGCTGCGGCGCTTGCGTACAGGCCTGCCCGACGGCGACGCTGACCGAAAAGTCGATCATCGACATCGGCACCCCGTCGCATTCCGTCATCACCACCTGCGCCTATTGCGGCGTCGGCTGCAGCTTCAAGGCCGAAATGCGGGGCGATGAGCTGGTTCGCATGACGCCCTACAAACACGGCAAGGCCAACCGGGGCCATTCCTGCGTCAAGGGCCGGTTCGCCTATGGCTATGCGTCGCACAAGGACCGCATCCTGAACCCGATGATCCGCGAGAACATCAACGACCCCTGGCAGGAAGTCTCCTGGCCCGAGGCGATGGAGTTTGCGGCCAACCGGATGAAGGGCATCCAGGAAAAATACGGGCGGCAATCGGTGGGGGTCATCACCTCCAGTCGTTGCACGAATGAAGAGGCGTATCTGGTCCAGAAACTGACCCGTGCCGTGTTCATGAACAACAATACGGATACCTGCGCCCGGGTGTGCCATTCGCCGACCGGCTATGGCCTTGGCCAGACGTTCGGTACCAGCGCGGGCACGCAAGATTTTGACAGCGTTGAACACACTGACGTTGTCATCGTCATCGGCGCGAACCCGACGGACGGTCACCCGGTCTTTGCCAGCCGCTTGAAAAAGCGCCTGCGGAAAGGGGCCAAGCTGATCGTGATCGACCCGCGCCGGATTGATCTGGTCGACAGCCCGCATGTGAAGGCCGCGCACCACCTGCCGCTGCGCCCGGGCACCAACGTCGCCGTTGTGACGGCGCTGGCGCATGTGATCGTGACCGAAGGCCTGATGGATGAGGCTTTCATCCGCGAGCGTTGCGATTGGGACGAATTCCAGGACTATGCCGAATTCGTCAGCCAGCCGAACCACTCGCCCGAGGCGACGGAACTGCTGACCGGCGTGAAGGCTGATGAGCTTCGAGCGGCTGCAAGGCTTTACGCCACCGGCGGCAACGGGGCGATCTACTATGGTCTGGGCGTAACGGAACACTCCCAAGGTTCCACCACCGTGATCGGGATCGCCAACCTTGCCATGCTGACCGGCAACATCGGCCGTCCCGGCGTGGGCGTGAACCCGCTGCGGGGGCAGAACAACGTGCAGGGATCGTGTGACATGGGGTCTTTCCCGCACGAACTGCCCGGCTATCGCCACGTCAAGAATGACGCCGTGCGGTCAGTGTTCGAGGACCTTTGGGGCGTCAAGATCGACAACGAACCGGGCCTGCGCATCCCCAACATGCTGGACGCGGCGGTGGAGGGCACGTTCAAGGGCCTTTACTGCCAGGGAGAGGATATCCTGCAATCCGACCCCGATACCAAGCACGTCGCGGCGGGGCTTGCGGCGATGGAATGTGTGATCGTCCACGACCTTTTCCTGAACGAGACGGCGAACTACGCGCATGTGTTCTTCCCCGGCTCCAGCTTTCTGGAAAAGGACGGCACCTTCACCAACGCCGAACGCCGGATCAACCGTGTCCGCAAGGTGATGGCCCCCCGCCAGGGCTATGCCGACTGGGAGGTGACCCAGCTGTTCGCCCAAGCCATGGGCGCGAACTGGACCTACACCCACCCGTCGCAGATCATGGACGAAATCGCCCTCCTCACCCCCAGCTTCGCGGGCGTCAGCTATGAGAAGCTGGAGGAGATGGGATCGGTCCAGTGGCCCTGCAACGAGGCCTCGCCCGAAGGGACGCCGCTGATGCATATCGACGGCTTCGTGCGCGGCAAGGGCAAGTTCATCCGGACGGAATACGTGGCCACCGATGAACGCACGGGCCCGCGGTTTCCGCTTCTCCTCACCACCGGGCGGATCCTGTCGCAATACAACGTCGGCGCGCAGACCCGGCGGACGGCGAACGTGATCTGGCATGATGAGGATCTGCTGGAAATCCACCCCCACGACGCCGAAGTGCGCGGCGTGAAAGAGGGCGATTGGGTGCGTCTGGCCTCGCGTTCCGGTGATACCAGCCTGCGGGCCACGCTTACCGATCGGGTCAGCCCGGGTGTGGTCTACACCACCTTCCACCATCCCGATACGCAAGCCAACGTCATCACCACCGACTTCAGCGATTGGGCCACCAACTGCCCGGAATACAAGGTGACGGCGGTTCAGGTCTCGCCCTCCAACGGGCCGACGGAATGGCAGCAGGACTATAACGCCCAAGCCGCCCATTCGCGCCGGATTCTGGCGGCGGAATGA
- a CDS encoding NADH-ubiquinone oxidoreductase-F iron-sulfur binding region domain-containing protein, with the protein MKVYIPLDSAAVALGADAIAAAVVAEATRRGVTVDVVRNGSRGMVWLEPLVEVVTDAGRLGFGPMTVADVPALFGDLSAHAMALGLVEDLPWMVGQTRLTFARVGVIDPLSLVEYEAHGGLLGLRRAQTMAKAEIVAEVTESGLRGRGGAGFPTGIKWKTVSEAPGDRKYIVCNADEGDSATFADRMLMEGDPFTLIEGMAIAGLACGATKGFVYVRSEYPIAIRVMEAAVAIAQDAGLLGPAFDIEIRVGAGAYVCGEETSLLNSLEGKRGVVRAKPPLPALQGFMGQPTVVNNVISLASVPVILAKGAAYYKDFGLGRSRGTIPLQIAGNVRYGGLYETAFGLTLGQIVEDIAGGCASGRPVKAVQVGGPLGAYHPRKDFDTPFGYEEFAGQGGLIGHAGLTVFDDSADMLSLARFAMEFCAIESCGKCTPCRIGAVRGTETIDRIAKGDADAIPLLTDLCNTMKAGSLCALGGFTPYPVMSALTHFPDDFAPMKEAAE; encoded by the coding sequence ATGAAAGTTTACATTCCCCTTGATAGCGCCGCCGTGGCGCTTGGCGCCGATGCGATTGCCGCTGCGGTTGTTGCCGAAGCCACGCGCCGGGGCGTGACGGTCGATGTTGTCCGCAACGGCTCGCGCGGGATGGTCTGGCTGGAACCGCTGGTCGAGGTGGTGACGGATGCCGGGCGTCTGGGCTTTGGGCCGATGACGGTGGCAGACGTGCCCGCGTTGTTCGGTGACCTGTCGGCCCATGCAATGGCGCTGGGCCTGGTGGAAGACCTGCCGTGGATGGTGGGCCAGACTCGGCTGACCTTCGCCCGCGTTGGCGTGATCGACCCCTTGTCGCTGGTTGAATACGAAGCGCATGGCGGGCTGTTGGGCCTGCGCCGGGCGCAAACCATGGCCAAGGCCGAAATCGTGGCCGAGGTGACTGAAAGCGGCTTGCGCGGGCGGGGCGGGGCGGGTTTCCCTACGGGCATCAAGTGGAAAACCGTGTCCGAGGCCCCCGGTGACCGCAAGTACATCGTCTGCAACGCCGATGAGGGCGACAGCGCCACGTTCGCCGACCGCATGCTGATGGAGGGTGACCCCTTCACCCTGATCGAAGGCATGGCGATTGCGGGTCTTGCCTGCGGGGCGACCAAGGGGTTTGTGTACGTTCGTTCGGAATACCCCATCGCCATCCGCGTGATGGAAGCCGCTGTGGCGATTGCCCAGGATGCGGGGTTGCTTGGCCCGGCCTTCGACATCGAAATTCGGGTCGGCGCTGGCGCCTATGTCTGTGGCGAGGAAACGTCGCTGCTGAACAGCCTTGAAGGCAAGCGCGGCGTGGTTCGCGCCAAGCCGCCGCTGCCGGCGCTGCAAGGCTTCATGGGGCAGCCGACGGTCGTCAACAACGTGATTTCGCTGGCCTCCGTGCCGGTGATCCTGGCCAAGGGGGCGGCCTACTACAAGGACTTCGGTCTTGGCCGCAGCCGTGGCACGATCCCGCTGCAGATCGCCGGAAATGTTCGCTACGGCGGGCTTTACGAAACGGCGTTCGGGCTGACCTTGGGCCAGATTGTTGAAGATATCGCAGGGGGTTGCGCAAGCGGCCGCCCGGTCAAGGCGGTGCAGGTCGGTGGGCCGCTTGGCGCCTACCATCCGCGCAAGGACTTTGACACGCCCTTCGGCTATGAGGAATTCGCCGGCCAAGGCGGGCTGATCGGCCATGCGGGGCTGACCGTGTTTGATGACAGCGCCGACATGCTTTCCCTGGCCCGCTTCGCGATGGAGTTTTGCGCCATCGAATCCTGCGGCAAGTGCACCCCCTGCCGTATTGGTGCGGTGCGCGGAACGGAAACCATCGACCGCATCGCCAAGGGGGATGCGGATGCCATCCCGCTGCTGACCGACCTGTGCAACACCATGAAAGCGGGTTCGCTTTGCGCTTTGGGGGGGTTCACGCCCTACCCGGTGATGAGCGCACTGACCCATTTCCCCGATGACTTTGCCCCGATGAAGGAGGCCGCCGAATGA
- a CDS encoding formate dehydrogenase subunit gamma, with protein MLDSADLSDRIAEILEAHRSLEGPLLPILHDVQAAFGHIPQAAVPQIAKALNLSKAEVHGVVTFYHDFRDMPAGRHVLKLCRAEACQAMGADRVAGAVKAALGIDWHETTPDGRVTLEPVFCLGLCACGPAAMVDGRLVGRCDAGIVAEVAE; from the coding sequence ATGCTTGATTCCGCAGACCTTTCCGACCGGATCGCCGAGATCCTTGAGGCGCATCGCAGCCTTGAAGGCCCTTTGCTGCCCATCCTGCATGACGTACAGGCCGCTTTCGGCCACATCCCGCAGGCGGCGGTTCCGCAGATTGCCAAAGCGCTGAACCTGTCCAAGGCCGAAGTGCATGGCGTGGTCACCTTCTACCACGACTTCCGCGATATGCCCGCCGGCCGCCATGTGCTGAAACTTTGCCGCGCTGAGGCCTGTCAGGCCATGGGTGCCGACCGGGTGGCCGGTGCCGTCAAGGCGGCGCTTGGCATTGACTGGCACGAAACCACGCCTGATGGCCGCGTGACGCTGGAACCGGTGTTCTGCCTCGGGCTATGCGCCTGCGGGCCTGCGGCGATGGTGGATGGGCGACTGGTCGGCCGCTGCGATGCCGGGATCGTCGCGGAGGTTGCCGAATGA